A region of Polyodon spathula isolate WHYD16114869_AA chromosome 4, ASM1765450v1, whole genome shotgun sequence DNA encodes the following proteins:
- the LOC121313815 gene encoding homeobox protein GBX-1-like, producing the protein MQRPSGQGTAFSIDSLIGTPQPRSGHLLYTGYPMFMPYRPLVIPQALSHSHLQSSIPPLAPLASFAGRLTNTFCTSLGQGVPSMVALTTTLPSFSDHPDSFYPSQELPGPRLTADLTGRRQKSPDSDELSARDKASELLNFSETFQTITGDTKLYSSDEEKLDVKSTETPCSDREDSSADSENESFSDGNNCTSLSQKNKIKSGSQEPLPLGNSTGKSRRRRTAFTSEQLLELEKEFHCKKYLSLTERSQIAHALKLSEVQVKIWFQNRRAKWKRIKAGNVNNRTGEPVRNPKIVVPIPVHVNRFAVRSQHQQIDGSTRP; encoded by the exons ATGCAGAGACCCAGTGGCCAAGGGACAGCTTTTTCCATTGACTCTTTAATTGGGACTCCCCAGCCCCGGTCAGGTCACTTGCTATACACAGGCTACCCGATGTTTATGCCTTACCGACCGCTTGTCATTCCTCAAGCCCTGTCTCATTCTCATCTACAGTCTAGCATCCCTCCGTTGGCACCCCTGGCTTCATTTGCCGGGCGCCTTACCAACACTTTCTGTACCAGTTTAGGGCAAGGGGTACCATCCATGGTGGCCCTCACCACGACTCTGCCCAGTTTTTCTGACCACCCAGATAGTTTCTACCCATCCCAGGAGCTTCCCGGACCCCGGCTAACAGCTGACTTGACCGGCAGGAGACAAAAGAGCCCAGATTCGGATGAACTATCTGCACGAGACAAGGCTTCAGAACTTCTCAACTTCTCGGAAACTTTTCAAACTATAACAG GTGATACCAAATTGTACAGCTCAGATGAGGAGAAATTGGACGTGAAATCAACAGAGACTCCCTGTAGTGACAGAGAGGACAGTTCTGCTGACAGCGAGAACGAAAGCTTCTCGGACGGAAATAACTGCACTTCTTTATCCCAGAAGAACAAAATTAAGTCTGGGTCTCAGGAGCCACTACCTTTGGGGAACTCCACCGGGAAAAGCAGAAGGCGTCGGACAGCATTCACTAGTGAGCAGTTGCTTGAGTTAGAGAAGGAGTTCCACTGCAAGAAATACCTCTCCCTCACCGAGCGCTCTCAGATCGCACATGCACTCAAACTAAGCGAGGTCCAGGTCAAGATCTGGTTCCAGAACCGCCGGGCCAAATGGAAACGGATTAAAGCTGGTAATGTCAACAATAGAACAGGGGAACCTGTCAGGAATCCCAAAATTGTAGTCCCTATCCCAGTCCATGTGAACAGGTTTGCAGTACGGAGCCAACACCAACAGATAGATGGGAGCACCAGGCCTTAA